A single window of Synechococcus sp. CBW1004 DNA harbors:
- a CDS encoding cation-translocating P-type ATPase has product MAHQHKHHDGCSHDSCCPAAPGDPPQIRSGEVLWRIKAMDCATEENEIRQALADVTGIAELRVQLASRTLAIRAEPEALQQAERILRGLGYPPQVLEAGATAAPLTDAVTWHRLIAALVLAAAAEGIHTLLPASWLHEALEITLAIGAIPLAGLPVYTKGLAALRQGRLNINALMTVAVTGAFLIGHWPEAAMVMALYAIAEALEARAADRARAAISRLLELAPEQARVRTCTDTWQQLPVAAVAINQVVRVEPGERIPLDGVVASGSSAVNQAPVTGESLPMEKGPGDPVFAGTVNTHGSLVITVTAPASRSTLARIIHAVEEAQASRAPIQRFVDRFAARYTPAVFALALAVALLSPPLLGLAPVDAIYRALVLLVIACPCALVIATPVTLVSGLTAAARRGIVIKGGLYLEQARRLRTLAFDKTGTLTTGRPTLEAFELIDGRLPIALQRQWAASLAARSDHPISRAIAAALGGERLPVEAVEAWGGRGISGQIDGRPLRLANHRWLQELGLCSADLEQVMAVHEQQGRSVSLLADAQGVLALIAVADQPRPTAAAAVAGLRQLGLTPVMLSGDNRRTASVIAGRLGIEQVHSELLPEQKLAAIAELQRQAPTGMVGDGINDAPALAGAAIGVAMGAAGSDTAIEAADVVVMDDDPQRLVDLIRLSRRTWAVLWQNIALALGIKGAFLVLTLLGSATMWEAVFADMGTSLLVIANGLRLRRQRWC; this is encoded by the coding sequence ATGGCTCACCAGCACAAGCACCATGACGGCTGCAGCCATGACAGCTGCTGTCCGGCGGCGCCGGGCGATCCACCACAGATCCGCTCCGGTGAGGTGCTCTGGCGGATCAAGGCCATGGACTGCGCCACGGAGGAAAACGAGATCCGCCAGGCACTGGCGGACGTGACAGGCATCGCCGAGCTGCGCGTCCAGCTGGCGTCCCGCACGCTGGCGATCCGTGCCGAGCCGGAAGCGCTGCAGCAGGCCGAAAGGATCCTGCGCGGGCTCGGCTATCCACCGCAGGTGCTGGAGGCGGGAGCAACAGCAGCGCCGCTGACCGACGCCGTGACCTGGCATCGCCTGATCGCCGCCCTGGTGCTGGCCGCCGCGGCCGAGGGCATCCACACCCTCCTGCCGGCCTCTTGGCTGCACGAGGCCCTGGAGATCACGCTGGCGATCGGAGCCATTCCCTTGGCCGGGCTGCCGGTGTACACCAAAGGGTTGGCGGCGCTGCGCCAGGGGCGGCTGAACATCAACGCCCTGATGACGGTGGCCGTCACCGGAGCCTTTCTGATCGGCCACTGGCCTGAGGCCGCGATGGTGATGGCGCTCTATGCCATCGCCGAAGCGCTGGAGGCCCGGGCCGCCGATCGGGCCCGCGCCGCCATCAGCCGGCTGCTGGAGCTGGCTCCTGAGCAGGCCCGCGTGCGCACCTGCACGGACACCTGGCAGCAGCTGCCCGTGGCGGCGGTGGCCATCAACCAGGTGGTGCGGGTCGAGCCAGGCGAACGGATTCCCCTCGATGGCGTTGTGGCCAGCGGCAGCAGCGCCGTCAATCAGGCGCCGGTCACCGGCGAGAGCCTGCCGATGGAAAAGGGCCCCGGTGATCCGGTGTTCGCCGGCACGGTCAACACCCACGGCAGCCTGGTGATCACAGTCACCGCCCCGGCGTCGAGGAGCACCCTGGCACGGATCATTCACGCGGTGGAGGAAGCCCAGGCCTCGCGGGCTCCGATTCAGCGCTTTGTGGATCGCTTTGCCGCGCGCTACACGCCGGCGGTGTTTGCACTGGCGCTGGCGGTGGCGCTGCTGTCACCGCCGCTGCTGGGGCTCGCGCCGGTCGATGCGATCTACCGGGCGCTGGTGCTGCTGGTGATCGCCTGCCCCTGCGCCCTGGTGATCGCCACGCCGGTCACCCTGGTCAGCGGACTGACGGCCGCGGCCCGACGCGGCATCGTGATCAAGGGCGGGCTCTATCTGGAGCAGGCGCGCCGGCTGCGCACCCTGGCCTTCGATAAAACCGGCACGCTCACCACCGGACGCCCGACGCTGGAGGCGTTTGAGCTGATCGATGGCCGACTCCCGATCGCGCTGCAACGCCAGTGGGCCGCATCACTGGCCGCCCGCTCGGACCATCCGATCAGCCGGGCCATTGCGGCGGCTCTAGGCGGTGAACGGCTGCCGGTCGAGGCCGTGGAAGCCTGGGGCGGTCGGGGGATCAGCGGGCAGATCGACGGCCGGCCGCTGCGCCTCGCCAATCACCGCTGGCTGCAGGAGCTGGGGCTCTGCAGCGCCGATCTGGAGCAGGTGATGGCGGTGCATGAGCAGCAGGGCCGCAGCGTCAGCCTTCTGGCCGATGCGCAGGGTGTGCTGGCCCTGATCGCCGTGGCCGATCAACCCAGGCCCACAGCCGCCGCCGCTGTCGCCGGTCTGCGGCAGCTGGGGCTGACCCCGGTGATGCTCAGCGGTGACAACCGCCGCACCGCCTCCGTGATCGCCGGCCGGCTGGGCATCGAGCAGGTGCACAGCGAGCTGCTGCCGGAGCAGAAGCTGGCAGCAATCGCCGAGCTGCAACGCCAGGCCCCCACCGGCATGGTGGGCGACGGCATCAACGACGCCCCCGCCCTGGCCGGTGCCGCGATCGGTGTGGCGATGGGCGCCGCCGGCAGCGACACGGCCATCGAGGCTGCCGATGTGGTGGTGATGGACGACGACCCGCAGCGCCTCGTGGATCTGATCCGCCTGTCGCGCCGCACCTGGGCCGTGCTCTGGCAGAACATCGCCCTGGCCCTGGGGATCAAGGGGGCCTTCCTGGTGCTCACCCTGCTGGGCAGCGCAACGATGTGGGAAGCCGTCTTTGCCGACATGGGCACCAGCCTGCTGGTGATCGCCAACGGGCTGCGGCTGCGGCGTCAGCGCTGGTGCTGA
- a CDS encoding EAL domain-containing protein, translating into MAITSASSIFVMAIAQFRQAKDSFFSRLGTDIATATSRADFIVKAYGDSGKRSEAFDEMASEYLLDERIHCIEIAYPGSKVQLPPTEACEVLNADDVIEQRFGADGQGVARFHISYERFNLDNRYQLLLAMAAFAATGASFLVATLILIRLAASSKARQAVETLDRIFQITPVIILEVSKNNELLRISRRLADSLPALEAGQNHSLDSIFESDSAALLKSCIASYLGGDANPCAEEICIRFRLGDLSGSLFYADIEPNPLTAGATYFISMSDVSALAGERDKLSELLKTDFLTGARSRRFMEQEYTDGTRGRDMGIIMIDLDYFKSINDSYGHVVGDCFLRHVATSLRSGAPAGSSVIRLSGEEFAVLTPESREHYLLDYANRVKDQLASDGLDVANNRLVRTVSIGVARLETGDSLSDCLRVADYALLLSKRNGRNRATYVSREEFDRQLKDRPTTEEVELAVRSGAIGLHCEPVYDSSLGRIIGFETLLRWQSGSRNLPPLSFLDAYYHVTNRLSSGRSRLDLFVETSKKFGLGGEDRPWLSYNLWPADFDAGLIDWLSSLEPSFRAMMVLEVSEQLLASRCDEQGVSSILRAASALGCRIALDDFGVDGSNLVRLQDFPVDIVKIDKALVTGLAENSVNVLIIESLATLAAKLGVSVIAEGVESQSDAELLARAGVVWHQGFWYGKAMPVETACALLASPGDPGLRSVPRHGLLNDG; encoded by the coding sequence GTGGCCATCACATCTGCTAGCTCGATCTTTGTGATGGCGATCGCCCAATTTCGGCAGGCAAAAGATAGTTTTTTCTCGAGGCTGGGCACTGATATTGCAACGGCGACCTCCAGGGCTGACTTCATCGTCAAGGCCTATGGCGATTCCGGTAAGCGTTCTGAGGCCTTTGATGAGATGGCCTCGGAATATCTTCTGGATGAAAGAATTCATTGCATTGAAATTGCTTATCCTGGCAGCAAAGTTCAACTACCTCCGACTGAAGCCTGTGAGGTGTTGAATGCTGATGATGTGATTGAGCAGAGATTCGGCGCTGATGGTCAAGGGGTTGCTCGATTCCATATCAGCTATGAACGCTTCAATCTTGATAACAGGTATCAACTCCTGCTGGCGATGGCCGCATTTGCGGCCACGGGTGCTTCTTTTCTGGTTGCCACTCTGATTCTTATCAGGCTTGCTGCATCGAGTAAGGCCCGGCAAGCGGTCGAAACGCTGGACCGGATTTTTCAGATCACGCCGGTCATTATCCTGGAGGTCAGTAAAAACAATGAACTGCTGCGTATTTCTAGGCGGCTGGCCGATAGCTTGCCTGCCCTGGAGGCGGGGCAGAATCATTCGCTCGACAGCATTTTTGAATCCGATTCGGCTGCGTTGTTGAAGTCGTGTATCGCCAGCTATCTTGGCGGAGACGCCAACCCTTGCGCTGAGGAGATTTGTATTCGTTTTCGTTTGGGAGATCTTTCCGGATCTTTATTTTACGCTGATATTGAGCCCAATCCACTCACGGCTGGCGCCACGTATTTCATCTCCATGTCAGACGTGTCTGCCCTGGCGGGTGAGCGAGACAAGCTTTCGGAGCTGCTCAAGACTGATTTTCTGACGGGTGCGCGATCTCGTCGATTCATGGAGCAGGAATATACAGATGGGACACGCGGGCGTGATATGGGAATCATCATGATCGATCTTGACTATTTCAAGAGCATCAACGACTCCTATGGTCATGTTGTTGGCGACTGCTTTTTGCGCCATGTCGCCACATCTCTGCGCAGCGGAGCCCCGGCCGGCTCCAGTGTCATCAGGCTCAGTGGTGAAGAGTTTGCGGTGCTGACACCAGAGAGCCGGGAGCACTATCTTCTTGATTATGCCAACAGGGTCAAGGATCAGCTGGCATCCGATGGCTTGGATGTCGCGAATAACAGATTAGTGCGGACGGTCAGCATTGGCGTTGCCCGCCTCGAGACGGGGGACAGCTTGTCCGACTGTCTTCGTGTGGCTGATTACGCCTTGCTGTTGTCCAAGAGAAACGGAAGAAATCGGGCCACCTATGTTTCCCGGGAGGAGTTTGATCGGCAGTTGAAGGACAGGCCCACCACCGAGGAGGTGGAGCTGGCTGTTCGCTCCGGTGCAATCGGTCTGCACTGTGAGCCTGTCTATGATTCTTCCTTGGGAAGGATCATTGGTTTTGAGACGCTGTTGCGATGGCAGTCGGGATCGAGGAACTTGCCTCCGCTCAGTTTTCTGGATGCTTATTATCATGTAACTAATCGCCTTTCGTCTGGGCGGAGCAGGCTCGACTTGTTTGTTGAAACGTCTAAGAAATTCGGCCTGGGTGGCGAGGATCGCCCATGGCTCTCTTACAACCTCTGGCCTGCTGATTTTGATGCTGGGCTGATCGACTGGTTGAGCTCTCTGGAGCCATCGTTCAGGGCCATGATGGTTCTTGAGGTTTCCGAGCAGCTGCTTGCCTCCCGGTGTGATGAGCAAGGGGTTTCGTCCATTCTTCGCGCGGCATCGGCGCTGGGGTGTCGGATTGCTTTGGATGATTTCGGCGTGGATGGCAGCAACCTTGTGAGGCTTCAGGACTTCCCCGTCGATATTGTCAAGATCGACAAGGCTCTTGTGACAGGACTAGCTGAAAATAGTGTCAATGTGTTGATCATTGAGTCGCTGGCGACGCTGGCGGCAAAGCTTGGCGTTTCAGTGATCGCCGAAGGTGTGGAAAGCCAGTCGGATGCTGAGCTTCTGGCTCGAGCGGGTGTCGTCTGGCACCAGGGGTTTTGGTATGGCAAGGCGATGCCGGTTGAAACCGCCTGCGCATTGCTGGCCTCGCCTGGAGATCCCGGTCTCCGCTCTGTTCCGCGCCACGGGCTGCTCAACGATGGCTGA
- a CDS encoding DUF932 domain-containing protein has protein sequence MAPAEFTSGVFAFNQPAWHNMGEVIPSTLPAEEMFRRAGALFPVQQLQLWGGDPLDDAFIDQLLQASAPADGATNLGGLHAITRRAAIRTAIANNLLSLGDSRIGIWRPDERKILGTASPGYQIIPNQRLLDFANALREEVDMDTVVVLRGGAKVAFTAKIRGTDTQVAPGDRIYRNIIGWLGHNGSTSFGGSYSDIRVSCSNTLGFAIAEANRHGRTFSIKHNQNDIAQIDRILGSIDIARQSFAKVIDDYQAMRDTPMSFELYRHWLEQVYQVPSVQLDNGDSSPGTISDLKRKWPQLENAWHDGLGREVGAPGTLYWGLNCVTQAETSQLTKGAGKRRLHSTLFGSGRSIVQRANDLARELITA, from the coding sequence ATGGCACCCGCAGAATTCACCAGTGGAGTCTTCGCGTTCAATCAACCCGCCTGGCACAACATGGGCGAAGTGATTCCCAGCACTCTGCCAGCCGAGGAGATGTTCCGCCGCGCTGGCGCTCTCTTCCCCGTCCAGCAGCTGCAGCTCTGGGGCGGCGATCCCCTCGATGATGCCTTCATCGATCAGCTCCTCCAAGCCTCCGCCCCGGCCGATGGCGCCACCAATCTCGGCGGCCTCCACGCCATCACGCGCCGCGCCGCCATCCGCACAGCCATCGCCAACAACCTCCTCAGCCTCGGCGACAGCCGCATCGGCATCTGGCGCCCGGATGAACGCAAGATCCTTGGCACCGCCAGCCCCGGCTACCAGATCATCCCCAACCAGCGCCTGCTCGACTTCGCCAACGCCTTGCGCGAGGAAGTCGACATGGATACCGTCGTCGTTCTACGTGGAGGCGCCAAAGTTGCCTTCACAGCCAAAATACGTGGCACCGACACGCAGGTCGCACCCGGCGATAGAATCTATCGCAACATCATCGGCTGGCTGGGACACAACGGCAGCACATCCTTTGGCGGTAGCTACTCAGACATCAGAGTTTCCTGCAGCAATACTTTGGGTTTTGCCATCGCAGAAGCCAACCGCCACGGCCGTACCTTCTCCATCAAGCACAACCAGAACGACATCGCCCAGATCGATCGCATCCTCGGCTCCATCGACATCGCCCGCCAGTCCTTTGCCAAGGTCATCGACGACTACCAGGCGATGCGCGATACACCCATGTCCTTCGAGCTCTACCGCCACTGGCTGGAGCAGGTCTACCAGGTGCCCTCCGTCCAGCTCGACAACGGCGACAGCAGCCCAGGCACCATATCCGATCTCAAACGCAAGTGGCCCCAGCTGGAGAACGCCTGGCACGACGGTCTCGGCCGCGAGGTCGGCGCACCAGGCACCCTCTACTGGGGCCTCAACTGCGTAACCCAGGCTGAAACCTCACAGCTCACCAAAGGGGCCGGCAAGCGCCGCCTGCACTCCACCCTCTTTGGCAGCGGCCGTTCCATCGTCCAGCGCGCCAACGACCTGGCCCGCGAGCTCATCACCGCCTGA
- a CDS encoding type I restriction-modification system subunit M N-terminal domain-containing protein translates to MPSREDLTDALIALIPEDGSRITNDQIRTALEQEAGEPISDAELKEIKSLVVAMGAAEGVKGPGGGLKAPGVAPPTRATPAGRSSRNGNGDGSGGRQSIEAAPPASPPPAPGDPSRGFTGWVAPPERDLGKAAMEKSLWDAADQFRANSGLKAQEYSGPILGLIFLRFADARFMPRWQELKAAGGSERRGSREEDPNAYQSEGLLYLPPGSRYQELLDLPEAADIGARLNEAMGLIEQHNSKGTPEKPDRISTVPIMRLAADGGPPPVGFHGLRADLRQEENAPAALPR, encoded by the coding sequence ATGCCCAGCCGCGAAGACCTCACCGACGCCCTGATCGCCCTGATCCCGGAGGACGGCAGCCGCATCACGAACGACCAGATCCGCACGGCCCTGGAGCAGGAGGCGGGTGAACCGATCAGCGACGCTGAGCTGAAGGAGATCAAGAGCCTGGTGGTGGCGATGGGTGCCGCCGAGGGAGTGAAGGGCCCTGGCGGTGGATTGAAAGCCCCCGGAGTCGCCCCACCAACTCGCGCCACCCCTGCAGGCCGCTCCAGCCGCAACGGCAATGGCGATGGTTCAGGGGGCCGCCAGTCCATCGAAGCCGCCCCACCGGCCAGCCCTCCACCGGCCCCCGGCGACCCCAGTCGCGGCTTCACGGGCTGGGTGGCGCCGCCCGAGCGGGATCTGGGCAAGGCGGCGATGGAGAAGAGCCTCTGGGACGCCGCCGATCAGTTCCGCGCCAACTCCGGCCTCAAGGCCCAGGAGTATTCCGGCCCGATCCTCGGGCTGATCTTCCTGCGCTTTGCCGATGCACGCTTCATGCCCCGCTGGCAGGAGCTCAAGGCCGCCGGTGGCAGCGAACGCCGCGGCAGCCGCGAGGAAGACCCGAACGCTTACCAGAGCGAGGGGCTGCTCTACCTGCCCCCCGGCTCCCGCTACCAGGAGCTGCTGGATCTGCCCGAGGCTGCCGACATCGGCGCCCGGCTGAACGAGGCCATGGGCCTGATCGAGCAGCACAACAGCAAGGGAACCCCTGAAAAACCCGATAGAATCAGTACAGTTCCAATAATGAGACTGGCAGCGGATGGCGGCCCCCCTCCAGTTGGGTTTCACGGACTACGAGCAGACCTACGCCAAGAAGAAAACGCGCCGGCAGCGCTTCCTCGATGA